From one Triticum aestivum cultivar Chinese Spring chromosome 4B, IWGSC CS RefSeq v2.1, whole genome shotgun sequence genomic stretch:
- the LOC123090764 gene encoding uncharacterized protein, with translation MAAASLLEPARFISPHHPRSLRPPPRRGPHHLRPSPLPARARFPRLRAHPASPIPPCHAAAEPAARPPPHPLLDALRRSLLDSLAALRKPALALLLAGALLAAAAPQHAALAASGGRVGGSAFSSRSSRSSPSPSYGYAAPAPRMGGGGYSSAPFYSPSPFVSVGPAFGIGFGGSGFLLTLVGFAAFLYLGGFLTDSSGGGSVLTDTQKTTVLKLQVGLLGMARSFQKELDQIAEKADTSTPAGLSFVLTETTLALLRHPDCCISAYSTVDVKRSMDDGEKRFNQLSIEERGKFDEETLVNVNSIKRQKAGTQRSSGFSNEYIVITILVAAEGVYKLPTINSSSDLKTALQMLGGVPSSKIMAVEVLWTPQNENDTLSERELLEDYPLLRPL, from the exons atggccgccgcctccctcctcgagCCCGCCCGCTTCATCTCCCCGCACCACCCGCGCTCGCTCCGGCCCCCGCCCCGCCGCGGCCCGCACCACCTCCGCCCCTCGCCGCTCCCCGCCCGCGCCCGCTTCCCGCGCCTCCGCGCACACCCGGCGTCCCCCATCCCCCCGTGCCACGCCGCCGCCGAGCCGGCAGCGAGACCGCCGCCGCACCCGCTGCTCGACGCGCTCAGACGGTCCCTGCTCGACTCGCTCGCGGCGCTCAGGAAGCCCGCGCTGGCGCTGCTCCTGGCCGGCGCGCTGCTCGCGGCCGCGGCGCCCCAGCACGCCGCGCTGGCGGCCTCCGGCGGCCGCGTCGGCGGGTCCGCCTTCTCCTCCCGCTCCTCGCGCTCCTCCCCGTCCCCGTCCTACGGGTACGCCGCGCCGGCGCCCAGGATGGGGGGAGGAGGGTACTCCTCCGCGCCCTTCTACTCGCCCTCGCCCTTCGTGTCCGTCGGCCCCGCCTTCGGCATCGGCTTCGGGGGCTCCGGCTTCCTCCTCACCCTCGTCGGCTTCGCCGCGTTCCTCTACCTCGGTGGCTTCCTCACCGACTCCTCCGGGGGCGGGAGCGTGCTCACCGACACGCAGAAGACCACCGTCCTCAAGCTGCAG GTTGGCTTACTAGGCATGGCCCGATCATTTCAAAAGGAGCTTGATCAAATAGCCGAGAAAGCAGATACGTCAACCCCGGCTGGGTTGAGCTTTGTACTAACAG AGACAACATTGGCATTACTTCGGCATCCAGATTGCTGTATCTCAGCTTATTCAACA GTGGATGTCAAACGAAGCATGGATGATGGGGAGAAACGTTTCAATCAACTGTCAATTGAGGAACGAGGCAAGTTTGATGAAGAGACACTcgtgaatgtgaacagtatcaagAGGCAAAAAGCAGGCACTCAAAGATCAAGTGGTTTTAGCAACGAGTACATTGTG ATTACCATATTGGTTGCTGCTGAGGGAGTGTACAAGCTACCTACTATAAACAGCAGCAGTGACCTGAAGACAGCTCTACAAATGCTTGGTGGCGTACCGTCAAGCAAAATAATG GCGGTCGAGGTCTTATGGACACCACAAAATGAGAACGACACATTGTCGGAGCGGGAACTCCTGGAAGATTACCCACTTTTGAGGCCCCTATAG
- the LOC543169 gene encoding proteasome subunit beta type-2: MECVIGVVGSDFAVVAADTSAVQSILVHKTDEDKIMLLDSHKLMGASGEPGDRVQFTEFIQKNLHLYQFRNNMPLSTAATANFTRGELATALRKNPYSVNIILAGFDKDAGASMYYIDYIATLHKIDKGAFGYGSYFCLSLMDKLYRPDMSVEEAVDLVDKCIKEIRLRLVVAPQNFAIKIVDKDGARDYARREIGGDSPAAATATAAVATIA; encoded by the exons ATGGAGTGCGTCATCGGCGTGGTGGGCAGCGACTTCGCGGTggtggcggcggacacgtccgccgTGCAGAGCATCCTCGTCCACAAGACGGACGAGGACAAGATCATGCTCCTCGACTCCCACAAGCTCATGGGCGCCTCCGGGGAGCCCGGCGACCG CGTGCAGTTCACCGAGTTCATCCAGAAGAACCTCCACCTCTACCAGTTCCGCAACAACATGCCGCTcagcaccgccgccaccgccaactTCACCCGCGGCGAGCTCGCCACCGCCCTGCGCAAG AATCCCTACTCCGTAAACATCATACTTGCAGGGTTTGATAAAGACGCTGGTGCATCGATGTACTACATTGACTACATCGCGACGCTCCACAAGATCGACAAGGGAGCATTCGGGTACGGGTCGTACTTCTGTCTGTCGCTGATGGACAAGTTGTACCGCCCTGACATGTCTGTCGAGGAAGCGGTAGACCTTGTTGACAAGTGCATCAAGGAGATCAGACTCCGGCTGGTCGTCGCGCCTCAGAATTTCGCCATCAAGATCGTGGACAAGGATGGCGCCAGGGACTATGCTAGGCGTGAGATCGGAGGTGACAGTCCTGCAGCCGCAACCGCAACCGCAGCAGTAGCAACAATTGCCTGA